ATTTATTTAGTGTTGATACCTCTGTTGATGGTGGAGGTTTTGATGCAACTGGCTTTGCAGGCTGGCTGACCAAACTTGGGCTTGCAGGCATTCCTATCACTATCATTTTGACTTTATTCACATTATTTGGCTGGTTGCTGAGCTATTTTAGTGTGCATTGGTTTATCCGCTTCATCGATATCACCCTACTGCGCTACCTAGTGGGTTTCGTTGTATTATTAGTCGCGTCATTTATTTCAATTCACCTAACCGCTTGGTGTCTAAAACCTCTACGCGAAAAATTAGCAAAATCCAACCCACCCAAAAGCGCCCATCAATTAATGGGGAAATTAGCTACAGTACGCTCAGGCGAAGTCACCGAATATAAAGGGGAAGCCATTTTAGAAGATGGTGGAGCCGGGCTGATTTTACAAATACGCGCTGCTGCAACTGAAAATCTAAAACGAGGTGACCGTGTGGTTATTATCAGCTATGACGCTGCATCACACAGCTATCTTGTTGTGACTGAAGAAGAATTTCGTAGTTTATAAAATTTATACTCAAGGAGCTGTTAGTCGAAAAAAACATAAATTTCTAGAAGCATAGAAAAACAATGAGGCTGGCGCGAATGAGCGTAGTCACCATACCTCAGCGCAAGACGCTGTGACTTGCAGTATAACAAATATAAATACCTTAAATAATCAACGACGATATACCTAAACCCACGGAGAGAAAATATGGAATTGGCTGATCTAATGCCCTTTTTAACCATTATTGGGGGCATAATTATAGTCATACTGGGCTTCTTTGGGCTATTCAAA
This portion of the Providencia manganoxydans genome encodes:
- a CDS encoding OB-fold-containig protein, yielding MSLFLQNCLTFPAIIFSGLFIIMMFYWVCAAFGLLDIDLFSVDTSVDGGGFDATGFAGWLTKLGLAGIPITIILTLFTLFGWLLSYFSVHWFIRFIDITLLRYLVGFVVLLVASFISIHLTAWCLKPLREKLAKSNPPKSAHQLMGKLATVRSGEVTEYKGEAILEDGGAGLILQIRAAATENLKRGDRVVIISYDAASHSYLVVTEEEFRSL